Proteins encoded in a region of the Raphanus sativus cultivar WK10039 chromosome 8, ASM80110v3, whole genome shotgun sequence genome:
- the LOC108822328 gene encoding sphingosine kinase 2: MAPAEVIIIDLVFIDGELGMVKLTADGVLEAIEYGEPSRYWTVKKDVLGFVVEGKKIRIKTVVEREEGICCCEFGGDGDYSRRDFVFEPFSEDARNRFCFRLRRYLDSLGRPKRLLVFVNPFGGKKSAMKIFEKEVKPLFEDADIQLDVQETKYQLHAKEMVRSMDVSKYDGIVCVSGDGVLVEVVNGLLERADWKTVFKLPIGVIPAGTGNGMIKSLLDPVGLHCCANSATISIIRGHTRSLDVATISQGTTKFFSVLMLAWGLIADIDIESEEFRWMGSARLNFYAVQRIMCLRQYNGRILFVPAPGFESHGQPGSFSLYKEPTVSNKAVGYQGPDTEFEDLEWREIKGPFVSVWLHNVPWGAEDTLAAPDAKFSDGFLDLIVLKNCPKLALLSLMTQISEGTHVQSPYVAYLKVKAFALEPGALVGEPEKEGIIDADGEVLARGRRSYKCEQISLMSYDKLQITVDQGLATLFSPEY, encoded by the exons ATGGCTCCAGCGGAGGTGATAATCATCGACCTAGTCTTCATAGACGGCGAACTCGGGATGGTGAAGCTGACTGCCGACGGAGTTCTAGAGGCGATCGAGTACGGTGAACCCAGCCGTTACTGGACGGTGAAGAAAGACGTTCTTGGTTTCGTCGTCGAAGGCAAAAAGATAAGAATAAAGACGGTTGTGGAGAGAGAGGAAGGCATCTGTTGCTGTGAGTTCGGTGGAGATGGAGATTACTCCAGGAGAGACTTCGTCTTTGAGCCTTTCTCTGAAGATGCTAGAAACAGATTCTGCTTCAGGCTCCGCCGATACCTTGACTCTCTCG GTCGGCCTAAGAGATTGCTTGTGTTTGTGAACCCTTTTGGCGGGAAGAAATCTGCTATGAAGATATTTGAAAAGGAAGTGAAGCCATTGTTTGAAGATGCTGACATTCAACTTGATGTTCAAG AAACCAAGTATCAGTTGCATGCAAAGGAAATGGTTAGGTCAATGGATGTATCAAAATACGATGGTATTGTTTGTGTCAGTGGCGACGGTGTCCTTGTTGAG GTTGTAAATGGACTACTTGAAAGAGCAGACTGGAAAACTGTCTTCAAATTGCCAATTGGAGTGATCCCTGCAG GAACTGGTAATGGCATGATAAAGTCATTGTTGGATCCGGTTGGGCTTCACTGCTGTGCAAATAGTGCTACTATCTCCATTATCCGAG GTCATACACGTTCTTTAGATGTGGCAACTATCTCACAAGGGACTACCAAATTCTTCAGCGTCTTGATGCTTGCTTGGG GTTTAATAGCTGATATAGACATTGAGTCAGAAGAGTTCAGATGGATGGGCAGTGCTCGCCTTAACTTCTAT gctGTTCAGAGGATAATGTGTTTAAGACAATACAATGGACGTATTCTGTTTGTGCCGGCCCCTGGGTTTGAAAGCCACGGACAGCCAGGCAGTTTCAGTCTATACAAAGAGCCAACTGTTAGCAATAAGGCGGTTGGGTACCAGGGACCTGATACTGAGTTTGAAGATCTGGAATGGAGAGAAATCAAAGGCCCTTTTGTTTCAGTGTGGCTTCATAATGTGCCCTGGGGTGCTGAAGACACTCTGGCTGCTCCGGACGCAAAG TTTTCTGATGGCTTCCTGGATTTGATAGTCTTGAAAAACTGCCCTAAGCTAGCTTTGTTATCATTAATGACACAGATAAGTGAGGGAACACATGTTCAATCACCATACGTAGCATATCTAAAG gtgaagGCATTTGCACTTGAACCGGGTGCACTCGTAGGTGAACCAGAGAAAGAAGGAATCATAGATGCAGATGGAGAGGTATTGGCAAGGGGAAGAAGATCGTATAAATGTGAGCAAATTTCTTTGATGTCTTACGACAAGCTTCAGATAACTGTTGATCAAGGTTTAGCTACTCTCTTCTCTCCTGAGTATTGA
- the LOC108822332 gene encoding endonuclease 3, whose translation MGLTLRMWVASLLLLTHLVHGALGWGDDGHYAVCKIAQAYFEEETLVAVKKLLPAYADGELAAVCSWPDEIKRLPQWKWTSALHFADTPDYKCNYDYSRDCPNDWCVTGAIFNYTNQLMSASEDSLSIVNYNLTEALMFLSHYMGDIHQPLHEGFLGDLGGNKVKVNWYSQETNLHRVWDDMIIESALEKYYNSSLSIMIHALQDKLKYGWSSDVWSWGSCQLNQTACPNPYASESIHLACKYAYKNATAGTTLGDYYFLSRLPVVEKRIVQGGIRLAATLNRIFSVKPKLATA comes from the exons ATGGGCTTAACGTTGAGAATGTGGGTTGCAAGTCTGCTCCTCCTTACACATCTTGTTCATGGAGCTCTCGGTTGGGGAGACGATGGTCATTACGCTGTGTGCAAAATAGCTCAG GCCTATTTTGAGGAAGAAACTTTAGTTGCAGTAAAGAAACTTCTGCCTGCGTATGCAGATGGTGAACTAGCAGCTGTTTGCTCATGGCCTGATGAAATCAAACGCCTGCCTCAGTGGAAGTGGACTTCAGCTTTGCATTTTGCTGATACACCTGATTATAAATGCAACTATGACTATTCTC GGGACTGCCCTAATGACTGGTGTGTGACAGGAGCTATCTTCAATTACACAAACCAACTGATGTCAGCTTCTGAAGACTCACTGAGTATTGTCAACT ATAACTTGACAGAAGCTCTCATGTTCTTATCACATTATATGGGTGATATCCATCAG CCCTTGCATGAAGGTTTTCTTGGAGATCTAGGTGGTAACAAAGTAAAAGTCAACTGGTACAGTCAAGAAACTAATTTGCACCGT GTTTGGGATGACATGATAATTGAGTCTGCTCTAGAGAAATATTACAATTCAAGCCTTTCAATCATGATTCATGCCCTTCAGGACAAACTAAAG TACGGCTGGTCAAGTGATGTTTGGTCGTGGGGGTCATGCCAACTTAACCAAACAGCCTGCCCAAATCC ATATGCTTCTGAAAGCATTCATCTTGCCTGCAAGTATGCTTACAAGAACGCTACCGCAGGGACTACTTTAGGAG ATTACTACTTCCTCTCTCGGCTGCCCGTTGTAGAGAAGAGGATTGTACAAGGCGGGATTCGCTTGGCAGCGACTCTAAACCGAATCTTTTCTGTTAAACCGAAGCTCGCTACAGCATGA
- the LOC108818827 gene encoding vesicle-associated protein 4-2: MTMTTEEKPTTDGRGWGIFKIPFRNSHGNASSAATSPFPSGASSSSSSHHIHNHHHHHHHHHHHGGYNGPHGDGSGQNQHPTPSPSVSSVAKSLLPVKRRLKLDPSEKLYFPYEPGKQVRSAIKIKNTSKSHVAFKFQTTEPKSCFMRPPGAILAPGETIIATVFKFVEPPENNEKPMDQRSRVKFKIMSLKVKGPMDYVPELFDEQKDDVSKEQILRVIFLDPERPNPALEKLKRQLAEADAAVETRKKPPEETGPKMIGEGLVIDEWKERRERYLAQQQGEGVESV, translated from the exons ATGACCATGACGACGGAGGAGAAACCAACCACCGATGGCCGAGGCTGGGGTATCTTCAAAATCCCGTTTCGAAACTCTCACGGAAACGCCTCTAGTGCCGCCACGTCTCCGTTTCCATCGggagcttcttcttcctcttcttctcatCATATCCACAACcaccaccatcaccaccaccaccaccatcatcatgGTGGCTACAACGGGCCACACGGCGACGGATCGGGTCAAAATCAGCACCCGACTCCTTCGCCTTCGGTATCGTCCGTCGCTAAGTCGCTTCTGCCTGTAAAACGCAGATTGAAGCTTGATCCGTCCGAGAAACTCTACTTCCCTT ATGAGCCTGGGAAGCAAGTAAGGAGCGCTATTAAGATTAAAAACACCAGCAAATCACATGTAGCGTTCAAG TTTCAAACAACTGAGCCGAAGAGTTGCTTCATGCGTCCACCGGGTGCTATTCTTGCTCCTGGAGAGACTATTATCGCCACTG TTTTCAAGTTTGTTGAGCCTCCTGAGAATAATGAGAAGCCAATGGATCAGAGGAGCAGGGTTAAGTTTAAAATCATGAGCCTGAAGGTTAAAGGTCCAATGGACTATGTGCCTGAGCTG TTTGATGAGCAAAAAGATGATGTGTCCAAGGAGCAAATATTGCGTGTTATCTTCTTGGATCCAGAACGTCCGAACCCT gCACTGGAGAAACTGAAGCGTCAGTTAGCCGAAGCGGATGCAGCAGTGGAGACGAGAAAGAAACCACCAGAGGAAACAGGTCCAAAGATGATTGGAGAAGGACTTGTGATCGATGAATGG AAGGAGCGACGAGAGAGATATCTTGCACAGCAACAAGGCGAAGGAGTTGAGTCTGTCTAA
- the LOC130498446 gene encoding uncharacterized protein LOC130498446 isoform X2: MQLLSPKWHALSGRLSSRWVVSPLVNCSWCSLLPVAIIVLCIFSKMSWFMGVQVGLGRLQFHMAKHQGVRVFVTAEIKLSSLLPKRLTVLGAELRPRTKRLLYAEVEKTVWPAIGAGKVKPKLIQVFTVVTSSRSS, encoded by the exons ATGCAGCTGCTTTCTCCGAAGTGGCACGCACTGTCTGGTCGACTGTCTTCACGATGGGTCGTCTCTCCCCTGGTGAATTGTTCGTGGTGTTCACTTCTTCCTGTTGCTATAATAGTACTATGTATATTCAGTAAGATGTCATG GTTCATGGGGGTTCAAGTGGGATTGGGACGTTTGCAATTTCATATGGCTAAACATCAGGGAGTGAGAGTATTTGTCACGGCAG AAATAAAACTAAGTAGTCTACTTCCAAAGCGTCTCACTGTATTAG GAGCTGAGTTAAGACCAAGAACAAAGCGGTTGTTGTACGCGGAAGTCGAGAAGACTGTTTGGCCAGCGATAGGAGCGGGGAAGGTAAAACCAAAGTTGATACAAGTATTTACCGTTGTCACAAGCAGCAGAAGCTCATAG
- the LOC108838261 gene encoding uncharacterized protein LOC108838261, with translation MAMMDLTGMKPPQITFYCSAFSVLITLHLTIQLVSQHLFHWKNPKEQKAILVIVLMAPIYAVVSFVGLLDVKGSETFFLFLESIKECYEALVIAKFLALMYSYLNISISKNIVPDGIKGREIHHSFPMTLFQPHVVRLDHRTLRLLKYWTWQFVVIRPVCSILMIALQIVGFYPSWLSWTFTIVLNISVSLALYSLVIFYHVFAKELAPHNPLAKFLCIKGIVFFCFWQGIALDILVAMGVIKSHHFWLEVEQIQEAIQNVLVCVEMVIFAAVQKHAYHVGPYSGETKKKLDKKTE, from the exons ATGG caaTGATGGACTTAACGGGGATGAAGCCTCCGCAGATCACTTTCTACTGCTCGGCGTTTTCTGTATTGATCACACTTCATCTGACGATACAGCTTGTGTCTCAGCATCTCTTTCACTGGAAGAACCCCAAGGAACAGAAGGCTATACTCGTCATTGTTCTCATGGCTCCTATCTACGCCGTTGTTTCCTTTGTTGGTTTGTTAGATGTCAAAGGAAGTGAAaccttcttcttgtttctaGAGTCCATCAAAGAATGCTACGAAGCACTC GTCATTGCTAAGTTCTTGGCGTTGATGTATAGTTACTTGAACATATCTATCAGCAAAAACATTGTGCCTGATGGAATCAAAGGAAGGGAGATTCACCATTCTTTCCCAATGACTCTTTTCCAGCCTCATGTAGTCCGTCTGGATCACCGCACTCTCAGGCTCTTGAAGTACTGGACATGGCAGTTTGTGGTGATCAGACCAGTGTGCTCTATCTTGATGATTGCTTTACAAATCGTCGGGTTTTATCCGTCTTGGTTGAGCTGGACATTCACTATCGTTCTCAATATCTCGGTTTCCCTGGCCTTGTATTCTCTTGTGATCTTCTACCATGTGTTTGCCAAGGAGCTTGCTCCTCATAACCCACTCGCAAAGTTCCTCTGCATCAAAGGGATCGTCTTCTTTTGCTTCTGGCAG GGAATAGCACTAGACATACTGGTGGCGATGGGAGTGATCAAATCACACCATTTCTGGTTGGAGGTGGAACAAATCCAGGAAGCTATTCAGAATGTGTTGGTGTGTGTTGAGATGGTTATCTTTGCTGCGGTTCAGAAGCATGCTTACCATGTTGGTCCTTACAGCGGGGAGACAAAGAAGAAGCTCGATAAAAAGACCGAATGA
- the LOC130498446 gene encoding uncharacterized protein LOC130498446 isoform X1 codes for MQLLSPKWHALSGRLSSRWVVSPLVNCSWCSLLPVAIIVLCIFSKMSWFMGVQVGLGRLQFHMAKHQGVRVFVTAEIKLSSLLPKRLTVLVSKGAELRPRTKRLLYAEVEKTVWPAIGAGKVKPKLIQVFTVVTSSRSS; via the exons ATGCAGCTGCTTTCTCCGAAGTGGCACGCACTGTCTGGTCGACTGTCTTCACGATGGGTCGTCTCTCCCCTGGTGAATTGTTCGTGGTGTTCACTTCTTCCTGTTGCTATAATAGTACTATGTATATTCAGTAAGATGTCATG GTTCATGGGGGTTCAAGTGGGATTGGGACGTTTGCAATTTCATATGGCTAAACATCAGGGAGTGAGAGTATTTGTCACGGCAG AAATAAAACTAAGTAGTCTACTTCCAAAGCGTCTCACTGTATTAG TTTCTAAAGGAGCTGAGTTAAGACCAAGAACAAAGCGGTTGTTGTACGCGGAAGTCGAGAAGACTGTTTGGCCAGCGATAGGAGCGGGGAAGGTAAAACCAAAGTTGATACAAGTATTTACCGTTGTCACAAGCAGCAGAAGCTCATAG